A region of Plantactinospora sp. BC1 DNA encodes the following proteins:
- a CDS encoding TIGR01777 family oxidoreductase, whose amino-acid sequence MRILIAGSSGWLGTRLTDRLRAADHDVVRLVRRRTQGPDEVRWDPGAGQLDPAVLVGVDAVVNLAGANIGDRRWTPRYKEVLRSSRVDSTGTLARAIAALPAEQRPRTLLNGSAIGWYGDTGDRPVEEDEPAGEGFMADLCRVWEAATAPAEQAGVRVVRLRIGLPLEHSGGLLKPQLLPYRLGIAGKFGSGRQWIPWISMADWLAAMTFLLDREEIAGPVNVVGPAPVTNAEFTRALGRTLHRPTVMPVPGIALRILLGELSVESLRSLRVLPGVLNRAGFAYRHPDLVSALEAALPGR is encoded by the coding sequence ATGCGTATCCTGATCGCCGGCTCGTCCGGTTGGCTCGGCACCCGTCTGACCGATCGGCTCCGGGCCGCGGACCACGACGTCGTCCGGCTGGTCCGGCGCCGGACGCAGGGCCCGGACGAGGTGCGGTGGGATCCCGGCGCCGGTCAGCTCGACCCGGCGGTCCTGGTCGGCGTCGACGCGGTGGTCAACCTGGCCGGTGCCAACATCGGCGACCGACGCTGGACTCCCCGCTACAAGGAGGTGCTCCGGTCAAGCCGGGTCGACAGCACCGGGACGCTGGCCCGGGCCATCGCCGCACTGCCGGCCGAGCAGCGTCCCCGGACCCTGCTGAACGGCTCGGCGATCGGCTGGTACGGCGACACCGGTGACCGCCCGGTCGAGGAGGACGAGCCGGCCGGGGAGGGCTTCATGGCCGACCTGTGCCGGGTCTGGGAGGCGGCGACCGCCCCGGCCGAGCAGGCCGGGGTACGGGTGGTACGCCTGCGCATCGGCCTGCCGCTGGAGCACTCCGGCGGCCTGCTCAAGCCGCAGCTGCTGCCGTACCGGCTCGGCATCGCGGGCAAGTTCGGCAGCGGTCGGCAGTGGATTCCGTGGATCTCGATGGCCGACTGGCTGGCCGCGATGACGTTCCTGCTGGATCGCGAGGAGATCGCCGGGCCGGTCAACGTGGTCGGGCCGGCGCCGGTGACCAACGCCGAGTTCACCCGGGCGCTGGGCCGGACGCTGCACCGGCCGACGGTGATGCCGGTACCCGGGATCGCGCTGCGGATCCTGCTCGGTGAGCTGTCGGTCGAGTCGCTGCGCAGCCTGCGGGTGCTCCCCGGGGTGCTGAACCGGGCCGGTTTCGCCTATCGGCATCCCGACCTGGTCAGCGCGCTGGAAGCGGCGTTGCCCGGCCGCTGA
- the sucB gene encoding 2-oxoglutarate dehydrogenase, E2 component, dihydrolipoamide succinyltransferase has protein sequence MPVSVTMPRLGESVTEGTVTRWLKQEGDRVEVDEPLLEVSTDKVDTEIPSPAAGVLARIVVSEDETAEVGSELAVIDGDGEAGGEARPAQPEAAEAEQAPAEAAAPAEEPAGEPEQAEEQQQAEPETVAAQTAPAGDSGTVLKMPALGESVTEGTVTRWLKEVGDTVEADEPLVEVSTDKVDTEIPSPVAGTLLEIRVSQDETAPVGADLAVIGAAGGAAPAAEPAKPAPEAAKPAPEAAKPAPEPEPEPEPEPEPAKQAAPAAGASYQTPAPETERSEQPARTERAAQPAPTGTRAPAPAPAPSGENGAGYVTPLVRKLASDQGVDLSTVSGTGVGGRIRKQDVLEAAERARAAAQAPAAQPAAEAAAPAPKAAPKAEPSPLRGSTQKLPRIRAVIAKRMQESLHEMAQLTTVVEVDVTKVARLRARAKDTFLQRHGVKLSFLPFFALAAVEALQTYPVVNARMDLDGGTITYPEAEHLGIAVDTERGLMVPVIHNAGDLNLAGIARRVADLAERTRTNKISPDEIAGATFTLTNTGSRGALFDTPIVPAPQSAMLGTGAVVKRPMVVTDPQLGEVIVPRSMVYLALSYDHRLVDGADAARFLTAVKERLEAAQFEAELGLA, from the coding sequence ATGCCGGTATCGGTCACCATGCCCCGGCTGGGCGAGAGCGTCACTGAGGGCACCGTCACCCGGTGGTTGAAGCAGGAGGGCGACCGCGTCGAGGTCGACGAGCCCCTGCTGGAGGTTTCCACCGACAAGGTCGACACCGAGATCCCCTCCCCGGCGGCCGGCGTGCTGGCCCGGATCGTGGTGAGCGAGGACGAGACCGCCGAGGTCGGCAGCGAGCTGGCGGTGATCGACGGCGACGGCGAGGCGGGCGGCGAGGCCCGGCCGGCCCAGCCGGAGGCGGCCGAGGCGGAGCAGGCACCCGCCGAGGCGGCGGCCCCGGCCGAGGAGCCGGCCGGCGAGCCGGAGCAGGCCGAGGAGCAGCAGCAGGCCGAGCCGGAGACGGTGGCCGCGCAGACCGCGCCGGCCGGCGACTCCGGCACCGTCCTCAAGATGCCGGCGCTGGGCGAGAGCGTCACCGAGGGCACGGTGACCCGCTGGCTGAAGGAGGTCGGCGACACCGTCGAGGCCGACGAGCCGCTGGTCGAGGTCTCCACCGACAAGGTGGACACCGAGATCCCCTCCCCGGTCGCCGGCACCCTGCTGGAGATCCGGGTCAGCCAGGACGAGACCGCGCCGGTCGGTGCCGACCTGGCGGTGATCGGTGCCGCCGGAGGTGCCGCCCCGGCCGCCGAACCGGCGAAGCCGGCTCCCGAGGCCGCGAAGCCGGCACCTGAGGCCGCGAAGCCGGCACCCGAGCCCGAGCCCGAGCCGGAGCCGGAGCCGGAGCCCGCGAAGCAGGCGGCACCGGCGGCCGGTGCGTCGTACCAGACCCCGGCGCCGGAGACCGAGCGTTCCGAGCAGCCGGCCCGGACCGAGCGGGCGGCCCAACCCGCCCCGACCGGTACCCGGGCTCCCGCGCCGGCCCCGGCGCCCTCCGGGGAGAACGGTGCCGGCTACGTCACCCCGCTGGTACGCAAGCTCGCCAGCGACCAGGGCGTCGACCTCTCCACCGTCAGCGGTACCGGGGTCGGTGGCCGGATCCGCAAGCAGGACGTACTCGAAGCGGCGGAGCGGGCCCGCGCGGCCGCGCAGGCCCCGGCCGCCCAGCCGGCCGCGGAGGCCGCCGCACCGGCCCCGAAGGCGGCACCGAAGGCGGAACCGAGCCCGCTGCGGGGCAGCACCCAGAAGCTGCCCCGGATCCGCGCGGTCATCGCCAAGCGGATGCAGGAGTCGCTGCACGAGATGGCGCAGCTCACCACCGTCGTCGAGGTGGACGTGACCAAGGTGGCCCGGTTGCGGGCCAGGGCCAAGGACACGTTCCTGCAGCGGCACGGGGTCAAGCTGTCGTTCCTGCCGTTCTTCGCGCTGGCCGCCGTCGAGGCGTTGCAGACCTACCCGGTGGTCAACGCCCGGATGGACCTCGACGGGGGGACGATCACCTACCCCGAGGCGGAGCACCTGGGCATCGCCGTCGACACCGAGCGCGGCCTGATGGTGCCGGTGATCCACAACGCGGGTGACCTGAACCTGGCCGGGATCGCCCGGCGGGTCGCGGATCTCGCCGAGCGGACCCGGACCAACAAGATCAGCCCGGACGAGATCGCCGGGGCCACCTTCACGCTGACCAACACCGGCAGCCGGGGTGCGCTCTTCGACACCCCGATCGTGCCGGCGCCGCAGTCGGCGATGCTCGGCACCGGCGCGGTGGTCAAGCGTCCGATGGTGGTCACCGACCCGCAGCTCGGCGAGGTGATCGTGCCGCGCTCGATGGTCTACCTGGCGCTCTCCTACGACCACCGGCTGGTCGACGGCGCGGACGCCGCCCGGTTCCTGACCGCGGTCAAGGAGCGGCTGGAGGCCGCCCAGTTCGAGGCCGAACTCGGGCTCGCCTGA
- the lpdA gene encoding dihydrolipoyl dehydrogenase yields MSEPNGGTFDVVILGGGSGGYAAALRAAQLDLSVAMIEKGKVGGTCLHNGCIPTKALLHAAEIADQTRESEQFGVKAELVGIDMAGVNSYKDGVISRLYKGLQGLIKGAKITVVEGEGRLVSADTVEANGARYTGRNVILATGSYARSLPGLEIDGERVITSDHALTLDRVPTSAIVLGGGVIGVEFASVWKSFGVDVTIIEALPRLVAAEDEESSKALERAFRKRGIAFKTGKRFEKVEHTEKGVKVTIEGGETFEAEVLLVAVGRGPNTANLGYEEQGVKLDRGFVITDERLRTGVPNVYAVGDIVPGLQLAHRGFQQGIFVAEEIAGRNPAVIDENGIPRVTYSDPELASVGLTEARAKEQYGADKVKTYNYNLGGNGKSQILKTAGFVKLVRVDDGPVVGLHMVGARVGELVGEAQLIFNWEAYPAEVAQLIHAHPTQSEALGEAHMALAGKPLHAHA; encoded by the coding sequence GTGAGCGAGCCGAACGGCGGAACGTTCGATGTCGTCATCCTCGGGGGTGGCAGCGGCGGGTACGCGGCGGCGCTGCGCGCCGCCCAACTGGACCTCTCGGTCGCGATGATCGAGAAGGGCAAGGTCGGCGGCACCTGCCTGCACAACGGCTGCATCCCCACCAAGGCGCTGCTGCACGCGGCCGAGATCGCCGACCAGACCCGCGAGTCGGAGCAGTTCGGTGTCAAGGCCGAGCTGGTCGGCATCGACATGGCCGGCGTCAACTCGTACAAGGACGGCGTGATCTCGCGGCTCTACAAGGGCCTGCAAGGACTCATCAAGGGCGCCAAGATCACCGTGGTCGAGGGTGAGGGCAGGCTCGTCTCCGCCGACACCGTCGAGGCGAACGGCGCCCGCTACACCGGCCGCAACGTCATCCTGGCCACCGGCTCGTACGCCCGGTCCCTGCCCGGCCTGGAGATCGACGGCGAGCGGGTGATCACCAGCGACCACGCCCTGACCCTGGACCGGGTGCCGACCTCGGCGATCGTGCTCGGCGGCGGCGTGATCGGCGTCGAGTTCGCCAGCGTCTGGAAGTCCTTCGGCGTCGACGTCACCATCATCGAGGCGCTGCCCCGGCTGGTCGCGGCCGAGGACGAGGAGTCCTCCAAGGCGCTGGAGCGGGCGTTCCGCAAGCGCGGCATCGCCTTCAAGACCGGCAAGCGGTTCGAGAAGGTGGAGCACACCGAGAAGGGCGTCAAGGTCACTATCGAGGGTGGCGAGACCTTCGAGGCCGAGGTGCTGCTGGTGGCCGTCGGCCGTGGCCCGAACACCGCCAACCTCGGCTACGAGGAGCAGGGCGTCAAGCTCGACCGGGGCTTCGTGATCACCGACGAGCGGCTGCGCACCGGGGTGCCGAACGTCTACGCCGTCGGCGACATCGTGCCCGGCCTCCAGCTCGCGCACCGGGGCTTCCAGCAGGGCATCTTCGTGGCCGAGGAGATCGCCGGCCGCAACCCTGCCGTGATCGACGAGAACGGCATCCCCCGGGTCACCTACTCCGACCCGGAGCTGGCCTCGGTCGGGCTCACCGAGGCCCGGGCCAAGGAGCAGTACGGCGCCGACAAGGTGAAGACCTACAACTACAACCTCGGTGGCAACGGCAAGAGCCAGATCCTCAAGACCGCCGGCTTCGTCAAGCTGGTACGGGTCGACGACGGTCCCGTGGTCGGCCTGCACATGGTGGGGGCCCGGGTCGGCGAGCTGGTCGGCGAGGCGCAACTCATCTTCAACTGGGAGGCGTACCCCGCCGAGGTGGCGCAGCTCATCCACGCCCACCCCACCCAGAGCGAGGCGCTCGGCGAGGCCCACATGGCCCTGGCCGGCAAGCCGCTGCACGCACACGCCTGA
- a CDS encoding DUF2079 domain-containing protein: MPHSPPALAGPTSPPSPPSPTPPGARRSRRTDLLVALVAIVGAGWVTSGLWLDPNGRAITVNSSDQALFEWLLAYGAHALTHGQNPFFTELVNVPDGVNLAVNTSVTVYAAVFAPLTYSVGAPATFLVILTGNIAATAFGWYWLLSRKLVRSTPAAVLGGLFIGFAPGMVAHANAHLNWSAGWVVPMLLWGILRLRRPGRWLRNGLLLGLLVAIAFSIAAEGLFFTALACAVFFGTWALDRHRRAEARAALPDFLRGLGVTALVAFVLLAYPLWLHFLGPQRFHGTGFDPVIHAEDIAAYGAYPQRTLAGEAGLGTSLAPNPTEENSFLGLPLLVLAVVCFVVLWRRAGPERRATVRAIGVSTLVFAVLSWGPRVKIFGTHTDVPLPYALLGHLPVFNAALPSRLALVVAPLVGLLLAHTVDLLRAAAPSRRARAGWIAGFAVALLPLLPVPLLTTAREPIPEFVTAGTWRQYVSPGGVFTPLPLTLDLAPDGQRWQAYALSHRQGEFRIPSGFFLGPGGPDGRGRIGPVPRATDALLMRVAETGERPVITDADRAAARADLRYWRVEAVVLTDRAHGAKFPIHTDALREVTTALLGPPERVADVWLWRLTP; this comes from the coding sequence GTGCCGCACTCCCCGCCCGCGCTCGCCGGGCCGACCTCGCCCCCGTCGCCGCCGTCGCCCACGCCCCCGGGCGCCCGACGGAGCCGCCGGACCGACCTGCTCGTCGCGCTGGTCGCGATCGTCGGAGCGGGCTGGGTCACCAGCGGACTCTGGCTCGACCCCAACGGCCGGGCGATCACCGTCAACTCCAGCGACCAGGCCCTCTTCGAGTGGCTCCTCGCGTACGGCGCGCACGCGCTCACCCACGGCCAGAACCCGTTCTTCACCGAGCTGGTGAACGTCCCGGACGGGGTCAACCTCGCGGTCAACACCTCGGTCACGGTCTACGCCGCCGTCTTCGCCCCGCTCACCTACTCCGTCGGCGCCCCGGCCACCTTCCTGGTGATCCTCACCGGCAACATCGCCGCCACGGCGTTCGGCTGGTACTGGCTGCTCTCCCGGAAACTCGTCCGGAGCACCCCGGCGGCGGTACTCGGCGGGCTCTTCATCGGCTTCGCCCCCGGCATGGTCGCGCACGCCAACGCCCACCTGAACTGGAGCGCCGGCTGGGTCGTCCCGATGCTGCTCTGGGGGATACTCCGGCTGCGCCGGCCCGGCCGGTGGCTCCGCAACGGACTGCTGCTCGGGCTGCTGGTGGCGATCGCCTTCTCCATCGCCGCCGAGGGGCTCTTCTTCACCGCCCTGGCCTGCGCGGTCTTCTTCGGCACCTGGGCACTCGACCGGCACCGCCGGGCCGAGGCGAGGGCGGCACTGCCGGACTTCCTGCGCGGGCTCGGCGTCACCGCGCTGGTGGCGTTCGTGCTGCTGGCGTACCCGCTGTGGCTGCACTTCCTCGGGCCGCAGCGGTTCCACGGCACCGGATTCGATCCGGTGATCCATGCCGAGGACATCGCCGCGTACGGGGCGTACCCGCAGCGGACCCTGGCCGGGGAGGCCGGGCTCGGCACCTCGCTGGCACCGAACCCGACCGAGGAGAACTCCTTCCTCGGGCTGCCGCTGCTGGTGCTGGCCGTGGTCTGCTTCGTCGTGCTGTGGCGGCGCGCCGGCCCGGAGCGCCGGGCCACGGTACGGGCGATCGGGGTGAGCACGCTGGTCTTCGCCGTACTCTCCTGGGGCCCCCGGGTGAAGATCTTCGGTACCCACACCGACGTGCCGCTGCCGTACGCCCTGCTCGGTCACCTGCCGGTCTTCAACGCCGCCCTGCCGTCCCGACTCGCCCTGGTGGTGGCCCCGCTGGTCGGGCTGCTGCTGGCGCACACCGTCGACCTGCTCCGGGCCGCCGCACCGTCCCGGCGGGCCCGGGCCGGCTGGATCGCCGGGTTCGCCGTGGCACTCTTGCCACTGCTGCCGGTGCCGCTGCTCACGACAGCCCGGGAACCGATCCCGGAGTTCGTCACCGCCGGCACCTGGCGGCAGTACGTCTCACCCGGCGGGGTATTCACCCCGCTGCCGCTCACCCTCGACCTGGCGCCGGACGGGCAACGCTGGCAGGCGTACGCGCTCAGCCACCGGCAGGGCGAGTTCCGGATCCCGTCCGGCTTCTTCCTCGGCCCCGGCGGGCCGGACGGCCGGGGCCGGATCGGGCCGGTGCCCCGGGCCACCGACGCGCTGCTGATGCGGGTGGCCGAGACCGGCGAACGGCCGGTGATCACCGACGCCGACCGGGCGGCCGCCCGGGCCGACCTGCGCTACTGGCGGGTCGAGGCGGTGGTGCTCACCGACCGGGCGCACGGGGCGAAGTTCCCGATCCACACCGACGCGCTGCGCGAGGTCACCACCGCGCTGCTCGGCCCCCCGGAGCGGGTCGCCGACGTCTGGCTCTGGCGCCTCACCCCCTAA
- a CDS encoding SCO5389 family protein → MSLDVPTALLERAEAGRVDDEEFVDCVRRSLPYAWAVVAEVSARVHATTADYADHAVPPPSEAERGQLLRALASDAIRGGLERHFGVRLAFQNCHRVAAFRPGAVGGTTYQRFVSPLAQIRNQSPELRDC, encoded by the coding sequence ATGTCCCTGGACGTACCCACCGCACTGCTGGAGCGGGCCGAGGCCGGCCGGGTCGACGACGAGGAGTTCGTCGACTGTGTCCGGCGCTCCCTGCCGTACGCCTGGGCGGTGGTCGCCGAGGTGTCGGCCCGGGTCCACGCGACCACGGCCGACTACGCCGACCATGCCGTACCGCCGCCGAGTGAGGCGGAGCGGGGCCAACTGCTCCGCGCACTGGCCAGCGACGCCATCCGGGGCGGGCTGGAACGCCACTTCGGGGTACGCCTGGCGTTCCAGAACTGCCACCGGGTGGCCGCGTTCCGGCCGGGGGCGGTGGGCGGTACGACGTACCAGCGGTTCGTCTCGCCGCTCGCCCAGATCCGCAACCAGTCGCCGGAGCTGCGCGACTGCTGA
- a CDS encoding leucyl aminopeptidase — MTSPSTSLSLVDTDPAELAVDAVVIGLHSQTADDPGSGADAAAALLLATGAESIAAAFDGRLTETLALLGATGGPGEVIKLATLGTITAPLVVAVGLGAEPTGAAPAPETLRRAAASAVRALAGAERVALTLPLPDDEDGPAALRATAEGALLGAYRFAGYKTRPQPTRRSPVAAIAVHVPDAGDDRAQAEITRAGVVARAVTRTRDWVNTAPNELRPPSFADSVAAAAREAGLGVEVLDEQALAAGGYGGILAVGLGSEAPPRLVKLSYEPAAAGAAGSVKRLALVGKGITFDTGGVSIKPAQGMWEMKSDMAGAAAVAATMLAVAELKPAVAVTAYLPMAENMPSATAYRPGDVVTMYNGKRVEVLNTDAEGRMILGDAMARACEDGCDYLVETSTLTGGQVVALGKRVAGVMGSTDLCQRVQQAGDAAGEPTWPMPLPDDVRKGMDSEVADISQVNASMDRAGHMLQGGVFLREFVADEVPWAHIDIAGPSYHSGEPTGYWTKGGTGVPVRTLLELVDDIAAND; from the coding sequence GTGACATCGCCCAGCACCAGCCTCAGCCTGGTCGACACCGACCCCGCCGAACTCGCCGTCGACGCCGTCGTCATCGGGTTGCACAGCCAGACGGCGGACGACCCGGGCTCTGGCGCCGACGCCGCCGCGGCCCTGCTCCTCGCGACCGGCGCGGAGAGCATCGCCGCGGCGTTCGACGGCCGGCTGACGGAGACCCTGGCGCTGCTGGGCGCCACCGGCGGCCCGGGTGAGGTGATCAAGCTGGCCACCCTGGGCACCATCACGGCGCCGCTGGTCGTCGCCGTCGGGCTCGGTGCCGAGCCCACCGGCGCCGCCCCGGCACCGGAGACGCTGCGCCGGGCGGCCGCCTCGGCCGTCCGGGCGCTGGCCGGCGCCGAGCGGGTCGCGCTGACCCTTCCGCTGCCCGACGACGAGGACGGTCCGGCCGCGCTGCGCGCCACCGCCGAGGGTGCGCTGCTCGGGGCGTACCGGTTCGCCGGCTACAAGACCCGGCCGCAGCCGACCCGCCGCTCGCCGGTCGCCGCGATCGCGGTGCACGTGCCGGACGCCGGTGACGACCGGGCCCAGGCGGAGATCACCCGGGCCGGTGTGGTGGCCCGGGCCGTCACCCGTACCCGGGACTGGGTGAACACGGCGCCGAACGAGCTGCGCCCGCCCTCCTTCGCCGACTCGGTGGCCGCCGCCGCCCGGGAGGCGGGGCTCGGCGTGGAGGTCCTCGACGAGCAGGCGCTGGCCGCCGGCGGCTACGGCGGCATCCTGGCCGTCGGGCTCGGCTCGGAGGCGCCGCCCCGGCTGGTGAAGCTCAGCTACGAGCCGGCCGCCGCCGGTGCCGCCGGGTCGGTGAAGCGGCTCGCGCTGGTGGGCAAGGGCATCACCTTCGACACCGGGGGCGTCTCGATCAAGCCGGCCCAGGGCATGTGGGAGATGAAGTCCGACATGGCCGGCGCGGCGGCGGTCGCCGCGACGATGCTGGCGGTCGCCGAGCTGAAGCCGGCGGTGGCGGTGACGGCGTACCTGCCGATGGCCGAGAACATGCCGTCGGCCACCGCGTACCGGCCGGGCGACGTGGTGACGATGTACAACGGCAAGCGGGTCGAGGTGCTCAACACCGACGCCGAGGGGCGGATGATCCTCGGTGACGCGATGGCCCGGGCCTGCGAGGACGGCTGCGACTACCTGGTCGAGACCTCGACGCTGACCGGCGGCCAGGTGGTGGCGCTGGGCAAGCGGGTGGCCGGGGTGATGGGCAGCACCGACCTCTGCCAGCGGGTCCAGCAGGCCGGCGACGCGGCCGGCGAGCCGACCTGGCCGATGCCGCTGCCGGACGACGTCCGCAAGGGCATGGACTCCGAGGTCGCCGACATCTCCCAGGTGAACGCGTCGATGGACCGGGCCGGTCACATGCTCCAGGGCGGTGTCTTCCTGCGCGAGTTCGTCGCCGACGAGGTGCCGTGGGCGCACATCGACATCGCCGGGCCGAGCTACCACTCGGGCGAGCCGACCGGGTACTGGACCAAGGGCGGCACCGGGGTGCCGGTGCGTACCCTGCTGGAGCTGGTCGACGACATCGCCGCGAACGACTGA
- a CDS encoding ATP-binding protein, with protein MKISFVGKGGSGKTTLAALFARHLAASGPAGGSPPLLAIDADINQHLGTALGATEAEAARLPTLGDHLPQIKEYLRGENPRISSVEAMVKTTPPGRGSRLLPVDGDNPLYAAVVREVAGVRLAVTGPFGADDLGVSCYHAKVGAVELLLNHLVDGPGEYVVVDMTAGADSFASGLFTRFDATFLVCEPTLRSVGVYRQYVGYAREYGVRVHVVGNKVDDAGDVEFLRQHVGADLLTWLTRSDYVRSAERGVPAPVHALEPGNRAALDLLRVTVDEQVQDWATFQRHAVEFHLRNAAAWANDRVGEDLAGQVDPDYLPGPPALAGSEAAVR; from the coding sequence GTGAAAATCTCGTTCGTCGGCAAGGGCGGCAGTGGCAAGACCACCCTGGCCGCCCTCTTCGCCCGGCATCTCGCCGCGTCCGGCCCGGCCGGCGGCTCCCCGCCGCTGCTCGCCATCGACGCCGACATCAACCAGCACCTCGGGACGGCGCTCGGCGCCACCGAGGCGGAGGCGGCCCGGCTGCCGACGCTCGGCGACCACCTGCCGCAGATCAAGGAGTACCTGCGCGGCGAGAACCCGCGGATCTCCTCGGTCGAGGCGATGGTCAAGACCACCCCGCCGGGGCGCGGCTCCCGGCTGCTGCCGGTCGACGGCGACAACCCGCTCTACGCGGCGGTGGTCCGCGAGGTGGCCGGGGTCCGGCTCGCGGTGACCGGCCCGTTCGGCGCCGACGACCTCGGGGTCTCCTGCTACCACGCCAAGGTCGGCGCGGTGGAGCTGCTGCTCAACCACCTGGTCGACGGTCCGGGGGAGTACGTGGTGGTGGACATGACCGCCGGGGCCGACTCGTTCGCCTCCGGGCTCTTCACCCGGTTCGACGCGACCTTCCTGGTCTGCGAGCCGACCCTGCGCAGCGTCGGCGTCTACCGGCAGTACGTCGGCTACGCCCGGGAGTACGGCGTCCGGGTGCACGTGGTCGGCAACAAGGTCGACGACGCGGGCGACGTCGAGTTCCTGCGCCAGCACGTCGGTGCCGACCTGCTCACCTGGCTGACCCGCTCGGACTACGTGCGCAGCGCCGAGCGGGGCGTACCGGCACCGGTGCACGCCCTGGAGCCAGGCAACCGGGCCGCGCTCGACCTGCTCCGGGTCACTGTCGACGAACAGGTGCAGGACTGGGCGACCTTCCAGCGGCACGCGGTGGAGTTCCACCTGCGCAACGCGGCCGCCTGGGCGAACGACCGGGTCGGCGAGGACCTGGCCGGCCAGGTGGACCCCGACTACCTGCCCGGACCGCCGGCGCTGGCCGGGTCGGAGGCGGCGGTTCGCTGA